A region of Porites lutea chromosome 13, jaPorLute2.1, whole genome shotgun sequence DNA encodes the following proteins:
- the LOC140922684 gene encoding protein DENND6A-like isoform X2: MTSCNQSRNRWLWWWKKMAVSDRDEMFLQSEFEGPILPWDRFRRWVTCFCVVTFDLELGQALELVYPAHIELTDREKTSICYLAFPDSNSGCMGDTQFHFRIRCSPRSCRKSRLVSQYENEVPLSYRSDPAHFYGFAYFRQVKDPSIQRGYFQKVQLIAPSYFENGELSLETVCHDIDQWPFPEAGHTLQLPLMGNVMQVRVPSRGDKPGAVSSPDNPLVTHIVPQMPSPKVIPALKDPDIFRSLQTVLPHIHLLWELALTNEPLVVMAPSPTICSETVQALTSLISPLHYCSDYRPFFTIHDTEFKEYTTRTQAPPGVILGVTNPFFAKTLQHWPHMVRIGEMSNLVISSRKSPGVGQNSKRTLSSKPGIYTKYKQLLAKDKLIFRRLSKGNHPKRPPEVQNAILRRHMVELTQSFMIPLERYVASLMPLQRSISPWKHPPSLKPFDADEFLRTLEHSGPQLTSKLKGNWIGLYRKFFKSANFEGWLRHREREIRQKLELLHLETLGKADVLVWIKDKHEVEKVDLYLQIKEKLAGSASFYPPVSHEIKHQLREHLVSITKNLPEDLQYVLKNS; the protein is encoded by the exons ATGACGTCATGTAACCAGTCTCGAAACAGATGGTTATGGTGGTGGAAGAAGATGGCGGTCAGCGACAGGGACGAAATGTTCCTTCAAAGTGAATTTGAAGGTCCTATTTTGCCCTGGGATCGCTTCAGAAGATGGGTGACTTGCTTTTGCGTTGTAACATTTGATTTAGAGCTTGGACAAGCGTTAGAG CTTGTTTACCCGGCACACATTGAACTGACTGATCGCGAG aaaacaagCATTTGTTATCTGGCATTTCCTGATTCAAATTCAG GATGTATGGGGGACACTCAATTTCATTTCCGCATTCGATGTAGCCCTCGCAGTTGTCGCAAAAGCCGACTTGTTTCACAATATGAAAATGAAGTTCCTTTGTCTTACAGG AGTGATCCTGCGCATTTTTATGGTTTTGCTTATTTCCGTCAAGTGAAAGACCCAAGTATACAAAGAGGTTATTTTCAAAAG GTTCAGCTTATAGCACCAAGCTACTTTGAAAATGGGGAACTCAGTTTAGAGACAG TATGTCATGACATTGATCAATGGCCATTCCCTGAAGCAGGTCACACATTACAGCTACCTTTGATGGGCAATGTTATGCAG GTGAGAGTTCCCTCCAGAGGAGACAAACCAGGAGCAGTTTCTTCACCGGACAATCCACTTGTCACTCATATTGTA cCTCAAATGCCTTCACCCAAGGTCATCCCAGCTCTAAAGGATCCAGATATATTTAG gagtCTTCAGACTGTTCTTCCACACATTCATCTTTTATGGGAATTAGCACTTACCAATGAG CCCCTTGTTGTGATGGCACCTTCACCTACAATCTGCTCTGAGACCGTCCAAGCTCTTACAAG TCTGATCTCTCCACTTCACTACTGCTCCGACTACAGACCTTTTTTCACAATCCATGATACAGAATTTAAAGAATACACCACGAGAACGCAAGCTCC aCCTGGAGTCATTCTGGGAGTAACAAATCCTTTCTTTGCCAAAACTCTTCAACACTGGCCACATATGGTTAGAATAGGAGAAATGTCAAATCTCG tGATATCATCAAGAAAGTCACCAGGTGTTGGCCAAAATTCGAAAAGAACATTGTCGTCAAAGCCAG GAATCTATACAAAGTACAAGCAATTATTAGCAAAGGACAAACTTATTTTCAGAAGACTTAGCAAG GGAAATCATCCAAAGCGTCCACCAGAAGTGCAG AATGCTATACTGAGGAGACACATGGTAGAACTTACACAAAGCTTCATGATTCCGCTG GAAAGATATGTTGCCAGTCTCATGCCCTTACAGAGAAGCATATCTCCCTGGAAG CATCCTCCAAGCTTAAAACCTTTTGACGCTGACGAGTTTTTGAGAACACTGGAACACTCAGGCCCTCAGCTGACGTCCAAGCTGAAAGGGAACTGGATCGGACTTTACAG aaaattcttcaaatccgcCAACTTCGAGGGCTGGCTTCGTCATCGAGAGCGAGAAATTCGACAGAAGCTGGAACTTCTGCACCTAGAGACACTGGGGAAAGCT GATGTTTTAGTTTGGATCAAAGACAAACATGAGGTAGAGAAAGTGGATTTGTACTTACAGATCAAAGAGAAGCTG GCTGGTTCAGCCTCTTTTTACCCTCCTGTAAGCCACGAGATCAAGCACCAACTCAGAGAACACCTAGTTTCAATCACCAAGAACCTTCCAGAAGATCTCCAGTATGTTTTGAAGAATAGCTGA
- the LOC140922684 gene encoding protein DENND6A-like isoform X1: MTSCNQSRNRWLWWWKKMAVSDRDEMFLQSEFEGPILPWDRFRRWVTCFCVVTFDLELGQALELVYPAHIELTDREKTSICYLAFPDSNSGCMGDTQFHFRIRCSPRSCRKSRLVSQYENEVPLSYRSDPAHFYGFAYFRQVKDPSIQRGYFQKSVVLISRLPYVNLFSEVVQLIAPSYFENGELSLETVCHDIDQWPFPEAGHTLQLPLMGNVMQVRVPSRGDKPGAVSSPDNPLVTHIVPQMPSPKVIPALKDPDIFRSLQTVLPHIHLLWELALTNEPLVVMAPSPTICSETVQALTSLISPLHYCSDYRPFFTIHDTEFKEYTTRTQAPPGVILGVTNPFFAKTLQHWPHMVRIGEMSNLVISSRKSPGVGQNSKRTLSSKPGIYTKYKQLLAKDKLIFRRLSKGNHPKRPPEVQNAILRRHMVELTQSFMIPLERYVASLMPLQRSISPWKHPPSLKPFDADEFLRTLEHSGPQLTSKLKGNWIGLYRKFFKSANFEGWLRHREREIRQKLELLHLETLGKADVLVWIKDKHEVEKVDLYLQIKEKLAGSASFYPPVSHEIKHQLREHLVSITKNLPEDLQYVLKNS, translated from the exons ATGACGTCATGTAACCAGTCTCGAAACAGATGGTTATGGTGGTGGAAGAAGATGGCGGTCAGCGACAGGGACGAAATGTTCCTTCAAAGTGAATTTGAAGGTCCTATTTTGCCCTGGGATCGCTTCAGAAGATGGGTGACTTGCTTTTGCGTTGTAACATTTGATTTAGAGCTTGGACAAGCGTTAGAG CTTGTTTACCCGGCACACATTGAACTGACTGATCGCGAG aaaacaagCATTTGTTATCTGGCATTTCCTGATTCAAATTCAG GATGTATGGGGGACACTCAATTTCATTTCCGCATTCGATGTAGCCCTCGCAGTTGTCGCAAAAGCCGACTTGTTTCACAATATGAAAATGAAGTTCCTTTGTCTTACAGG AGTGATCCTGCGCATTTTTATGGTTTTGCTTATTTCCGTCAAGTGAAAGACCCAAGTATACAAAGAGGTTATTTTCAAAAG TCAGTTGTTTTAATTTCACGGCTACCTTATGTCAACCTGTTTTCTGAGGTG GTTCAGCTTATAGCACCAAGCTACTTTGAAAATGGGGAACTCAGTTTAGAGACAG TATGTCATGACATTGATCAATGGCCATTCCCTGAAGCAGGTCACACATTACAGCTACCTTTGATGGGCAATGTTATGCAG GTGAGAGTTCCCTCCAGAGGAGACAAACCAGGAGCAGTTTCTTCACCGGACAATCCACTTGTCACTCATATTGTA cCTCAAATGCCTTCACCCAAGGTCATCCCAGCTCTAAAGGATCCAGATATATTTAG gagtCTTCAGACTGTTCTTCCACACATTCATCTTTTATGGGAATTAGCACTTACCAATGAG CCCCTTGTTGTGATGGCACCTTCACCTACAATCTGCTCTGAGACCGTCCAAGCTCTTACAAG TCTGATCTCTCCACTTCACTACTGCTCCGACTACAGACCTTTTTTCACAATCCATGATACAGAATTTAAAGAATACACCACGAGAACGCAAGCTCC aCCTGGAGTCATTCTGGGAGTAACAAATCCTTTCTTTGCCAAAACTCTTCAACACTGGCCACATATGGTTAGAATAGGAGAAATGTCAAATCTCG tGATATCATCAAGAAAGTCACCAGGTGTTGGCCAAAATTCGAAAAGAACATTGTCGTCAAAGCCAG GAATCTATACAAAGTACAAGCAATTATTAGCAAAGGACAAACTTATTTTCAGAAGACTTAGCAAG GGAAATCATCCAAAGCGTCCACCAGAAGTGCAG AATGCTATACTGAGGAGACACATGGTAGAACTTACACAAAGCTTCATGATTCCGCTG GAAAGATATGTTGCCAGTCTCATGCCCTTACAGAGAAGCATATCTCCCTGGAAG CATCCTCCAAGCTTAAAACCTTTTGACGCTGACGAGTTTTTGAGAACACTGGAACACTCAGGCCCTCAGCTGACGTCCAAGCTGAAAGGGAACTGGATCGGACTTTACAG aaaattcttcaaatccgcCAACTTCGAGGGCTGGCTTCGTCATCGAGAGCGAGAAATTCGACAGAAGCTGGAACTTCTGCACCTAGAGACACTGGGGAAAGCT GATGTTTTAGTTTGGATCAAAGACAAACATGAGGTAGAGAAAGTGGATTTGTACTTACAGATCAAAGAGAAGCTG GCTGGTTCAGCCTCTTTTTACCCTCCTGTAAGCCACGAGATCAAGCACCAACTCAGAGAACACCTAGTTTCAATCACCAAGAACCTTCCAGAAGATCTCCAGTATGTTTTGAAGAATAGCTGA
- the LOC140922684 gene encoding protein DENND6A-like isoform X3, giving the protein MGDTQFHFRIRCSPRSCRKSRLVSQYENEVPLSYRSDPAHFYGFAYFRQVKDPSIQRGYFQKSVVLISRLPYVNLFSEVVQLIAPSYFENGELSLETVCHDIDQWPFPEAGHTLQLPLMGNVMQVRVPSRGDKPGAVSSPDNPLVTHIVPQMPSPKVIPALKDPDIFRSLQTVLPHIHLLWELALTNEPLVVMAPSPTICSETVQALTSLISPLHYCSDYRPFFTIHDTEFKEYTTRTQAPPGVILGVTNPFFAKTLQHWPHMVRIGEMSNLVISSRKSPGVGQNSKRTLSSKPGIYTKYKQLLAKDKLIFRRLSKGNHPKRPPEVQNAILRRHMVELTQSFMIPLERYVASLMPLQRSISPWKHPPSLKPFDADEFLRTLEHSGPQLTSKLKGNWIGLYRKFFKSANFEGWLRHREREIRQKLELLHLETLGKADVLVWIKDKHEVEKVDLYLQIKEKLAGSASFYPPVSHEIKHQLREHLVSITKNLPEDLQYVLKNS; this is encoded by the exons ATGGGGGACACTCAATTTCATTTCCGCATTCGATGTAGCCCTCGCAGTTGTCGCAAAAGCCGACTTGTTTCACAATATGAAAATGAAGTTCCTTTGTCTTACAGG AGTGATCCTGCGCATTTTTATGGTTTTGCTTATTTCCGTCAAGTGAAAGACCCAAGTATACAAAGAGGTTATTTTCAAAAG TCAGTTGTTTTAATTTCACGGCTACCTTATGTCAACCTGTTTTCTGAGGTG GTTCAGCTTATAGCACCAAGCTACTTTGAAAATGGGGAACTCAGTTTAGAGACAG TATGTCATGACATTGATCAATGGCCATTCCCTGAAGCAGGTCACACATTACAGCTACCTTTGATGGGCAATGTTATGCAG GTGAGAGTTCCCTCCAGAGGAGACAAACCAGGAGCAGTTTCTTCACCGGACAATCCACTTGTCACTCATATTGTA cCTCAAATGCCTTCACCCAAGGTCATCCCAGCTCTAAAGGATCCAGATATATTTAG gagtCTTCAGACTGTTCTTCCACACATTCATCTTTTATGGGAATTAGCACTTACCAATGAG CCCCTTGTTGTGATGGCACCTTCACCTACAATCTGCTCTGAGACCGTCCAAGCTCTTACAAG TCTGATCTCTCCACTTCACTACTGCTCCGACTACAGACCTTTTTTCACAATCCATGATACAGAATTTAAAGAATACACCACGAGAACGCAAGCTCC aCCTGGAGTCATTCTGGGAGTAACAAATCCTTTCTTTGCCAAAACTCTTCAACACTGGCCACATATGGTTAGAATAGGAGAAATGTCAAATCTCG tGATATCATCAAGAAAGTCACCAGGTGTTGGCCAAAATTCGAAAAGAACATTGTCGTCAAAGCCAG GAATCTATACAAAGTACAAGCAATTATTAGCAAAGGACAAACTTATTTTCAGAAGACTTAGCAAG GGAAATCATCCAAAGCGTCCACCAGAAGTGCAG AATGCTATACTGAGGAGACACATGGTAGAACTTACACAAAGCTTCATGATTCCGCTG GAAAGATATGTTGCCAGTCTCATGCCCTTACAGAGAAGCATATCTCCCTGGAAG CATCCTCCAAGCTTAAAACCTTTTGACGCTGACGAGTTTTTGAGAACACTGGAACACTCAGGCCCTCAGCTGACGTCCAAGCTGAAAGGGAACTGGATCGGACTTTACAG aaaattcttcaaatccgcCAACTTCGAGGGCTGGCTTCGTCATCGAGAGCGAGAAATTCGACAGAAGCTGGAACTTCTGCACCTAGAGACACTGGGGAAAGCT GATGTTTTAGTTTGGATCAAAGACAAACATGAGGTAGAGAAAGTGGATTTGTACTTACAGATCAAAGAGAAGCTG GCTGGTTCAGCCTCTTTTTACCCTCCTGTAAGCCACGAGATCAAGCACCAACTCAGAGAACACCTAGTTTCAATCACCAAGAACCTTCCAGAAGATCTCCAGTATGTTTTGAAGAATAGCTGA
- the LOC140922685 gene encoding uncharacterized protein has translation MASCSDGTQDRQVSHSDELLHIPFRPENSKFLITKESKAESRVPSKIFKVEPPSVLRRVKDFLPKIKEAEEALQKELEVKSPSELDIENVEDAGPYVEMSLAMVETQAESSEGSYEESNSLDVNFDGDSDEIQTQEIDYGPLTEENFVIRKTANGRIKPVIEEITKEKTNTLRKKKKRLKSKKDSRKGKKR, from the exons atggcgtcttgTAGCGATGGAACACAAGATCGACAAGTttctcattcagacgaactccTGCATATTCCTTTCAGGCCTG aaaattccaaatttctCATAACCAAAGAAAGCAAGGCAGAAAGTAGAGTTCCATCGAAGATTTTTAAAGTCGAGCCACCTTCAG TTTTAAGAAGAGTGAAAGATTTCCTACCAAAGATAAAGGAAGCTGAAGAAGCACTTCAGAAAGAACTTGAAGTGAAATCCCCCTCTGAACTGGACATTGAAAATGTTGAAGATGCTGGTCCATATGTTGAAATG AGTTTAGCCATGGTGGAAACTCAAGCAGAGAGCAGTGAAGGTTCCTATGAGGAAAGCAATTCCTTAGATGTGAATTTTGATGGAGATTCTGATGAAATTCAAACACAGGAAATAGACTATGGACCTCTCACAGAGGAAAACTTTGTTATTAGAAAGACAGCAAATGGCCGTATTAAGCCAGTCATCGAAGAAATAACGAAAGAGAAAACGAACACTTtgcggaaaaaaaagaaaagacttaaATCTAAGAAAGATtcaagaaaagggaaaaagagaTAG